From the Hevea brasiliensis isolate MT/VB/25A 57/8 chromosome 15, ASM3005281v1, whole genome shotgun sequence genome, one window contains:
- the LOC110632297 gene encoding E3 ubiquitin-protein ligase SIRP1, with product MEEAMATRYWCHMCSQRVNPIMEVEIKCPFCQSGFVEEMSSSTRENQEPDSDFNSDRALSLWAPVLLGMMGNPRLRRRLRRMEFEEDGDDSDDGEAHHGGESELDREPESVMRRRRRRNSATMVQLLQGIRAGMVSESENSEGDRNRNGDRDRGRDRERERVILINPLSRTIIVQGSYDSSNGQNQNHTPIGSLGDYFIGPGLDLLLQHLAENDPNRYGTPPAQKEAVEALPTVTMNETLQCSVCLDDFEIGTEAKEMPCKHKFHSSCLLPWLELHSSCPVCRFQLPADESKSDSERSQISINERESNNTNNNNSSSRSTNNSDNHQNHHHGSSIEVAEGEGRNGNGNGRRFSFPWPFNSLFSSSSGSQSSGSNSSSTSLANATGSASQTDEN from the coding sequence ATGGAGGAAGCAATGGCAACGCGGTATTGGTGTCACATGTGCTCTCAAAGGGTGAACCCCATAATGGAAGTTGAGATCAAGTGCCCATTTTGTCAAAGTGGATTTGTAGAAGAAATGAGTAGTAGTACAAGGGAAAATCAGGAGCCTGATTCTGATTTCAATTCTGATCGTGCACTCTCCCTTTGGGCCCCAGTCTTGCTTGGAATGATGGGAAATCCTCGTTTACGTAGAAGATTAAGAAGAATGGAGTTTGAAGAAGATGGCGATGACAGCGATGATGGTGAGGCACACCATGGAGGAGAAAGTGAATTAGACCGTGAGCCTGAATCAGTcatgagaagaagaagaagaagaaattcagCTACAATGGTACAATTGCTTCAAGGAATTCGAGCTGGAATGGTATCTGAATCAGAGAATTCTGAAGGAgataggaatagaaatggagataGAGATAGAGGTAGAGATAGGGAAAGAGAACGAGTCATTTTGATCAATCCTTTGAGTCGTACTATAATTGTTCAGGGTTCATATGATTCAAGCAATGGTCAAAACCAGAATCACACTCCCATTGGGTCATTAGGTGATTATTTCATAGGACCTGGTTTAGATTTGTTGCTACAGCATTTGGCAGAGAATGATCCAAATAGATATGGTACTCCACCAGCTCAAAAGGAGGCAGTTGAGGCATTGCCTACTGTAACAATGAATGAAACTTTGCAGTGTTCAGTTTGTTTGGATGATTTTGAGATTGGCACTGAGGCAAAGGAAATGCCTTGTAAGCATAAGTTTCATAGCTCTTGTCTATTACCATGGCTGGAACTTCATAGTTCTTGCCCAGTTTGCAGGTTTCAGTTGCCTGCTGATGAGTCCAAGTCTGACTCTGAGAGGTCTCAGATTAGCATTAATGAGAGGGAGAGCAACAATACCAATAATAACAATAGTAGCAGTAGAAGTACTAATAATAGTGATAATCATCAAAATCATCATCATGGAAGTAGCATTGAAGTGGCAGAAGGGGAGGGAAgaaatggaaatgggaatgggCGAAGGTTTTCATTTCCATGGCCTTTCAATAGTTTGTTCTCCTCTTCCTCTGGATCACAATCCAGTGGAAGCAATTCGAGCTCAACCTCATTGGCAAATGCTACTGGAAGTGCTTCTCAAACAGATGAGAATTGA
- the LOC110632317 gene encoding 2-oxoisovalerate dehydrogenase subunit beta 1, mitochondrial: MASCLRRYGRRLSVSICEKRELSTACEGKVIQQQQQQQQQQTAKLLNLCSAINQALHLALETDPRSYVFGEDVSFGGVFRCTTGLTERFGKNRVFNTPLCEQGIVGFGIGLAAMGNRAIAEIQFADYIYPAFDQIVNEAAKFRYRSGNQYDCGGLTIRAPYGAVGHGGHYHSQSPEAFFCHVPGIKVVIPRSPQQAKGLLLSCIRDPNPVVFFEPKWLYRLAVEEVPEHDYMLPLSEAEVIREGSDITLVGWGAQLSIMEQACTDAEKDGISCELIDLKTLIPWDKETVETSVRKTGRLLISHEAPVTGGFGAEISASIVERCFLRLEAPVARVCGLDTPFPLVFEPFYMPTKNKILDAIKSTVNY; encoded by the exons ATGGCGAGCTGTTTGAGAAGATATGGAAGAAGACTATCCGTTTCAATTTGCGAGAAGCGGGAACTCTCCACAGCTTGTGAGGGTAAGGTTattcaacaacaacaacaacaacaacaacaacaaactgCTAAATTGTTGAACCTTTGTTCTGCCATCAACCAAGCTCTCCATCTCGCCTTAGAAACCGATCCTCG TTCTTATGTGTTTGGAGAAGATGTGAGCTTTGGTGGGGTGTTTCGTTGCACAACTGGACTAACTGAACGATTTGGCAAAAATCGAGTCTTCAATACTCCTCTTTGTGAGCAG GGCATTGTTGGATTTGGCATTGGTCTGGCAGCAATG GGGAACAGGGCCATAGCAGAAATTCAATTTGCAGATTATATCTATCCTGCTTTTGATCAG ATTGTTAATGAAGCCGCAAAGTTCAGATACCGGAGTGGGAATCAATATGATTGTGGAG GTTTAACCATAAGAGCACCATATGGAGCTGTGGGCCATGGTGGACATTATCACTCTCAATCCCCTGAAGCTTTCTTTTGTCATGTTCCTGGTATCAAA GTGGTTATCCCTCGAAGTCCACAGCAAGCAAAAGGATTATTATTGTCATGCATACGGGATCCAAACCCTGTTGTCTTTTTTGAACCAAAA TGGCTTTATCGCTTGGCAGTAGAAGAGGTCCCTGAGCATGATTATATGTTGCCATTGTCAGAGGCAGAG GTGATCCGAGAAGGCAGTGACATAACTCTTGTTGGTTGGGGAGCACAACTGTCTATCATGGAGCAGGCTTGTACTGATGCCGAGAAG GATGGAATTTCTTGTGAACTGATAGACCTCAAAACTTTAATACCCTGGGATAAAGAAACTGTGGAGACTTCAGTTAGAAAGACTGGAAGACTTCTT ATTAGTCATGAAGCTCCAGTGACTGGAGGTTTTGGTGCTGAAATCTCTGCATCTATTGTTGAACGTTGCTTCTTAAGG TTAGAAGCTCCTGTTGCTAGAGTTTGCGGTCTGGATACGCCCTTCCCTCTTGTTTTTGAGCCATTCTATATGCCCACCAAGAACAAA ATACTGGATGCGATCAAATCAACTGTAAATTACTAG